ACCCGCCCACCCCACTGGACCCAAGCCCACCACATCATCCCCTGGACCCACGGCGGACCAACCGACATGAACAACCTCATCCTCCTGTGCGGTTTTCATCACCACCGCGTCCACGACGAAGGCTGGACCCTCCAACTCGACGGACGAGAACTCACCATCCGCCGACCCGACGGCACCATCCTCGACCCACCCGACTAGCGACCCCAACAGCCGAAACAGCCGGGCGGCACCCCCGCCGCCCGGCACTCAGGCATGCCCATCAGCCCGTTCCCTGACCGGCGACCCCATCCTGTTCCCGGGGACGCGGGAGAGAGTCGGACGTGAGTTCAGTACGTCGGGGAGGACGGTCCTTACGCGACCGTGTTGAGCCCAAGCGGGGAAGCAGCTGCACGGCAGGCCGCTGCCCAAGGATCAGGCCAGACTGGCCGAGCTCATGCGACGATGGCCCCATGGCGGCTACCCGAAAGGGCAATGGCGCGTAGGTCACCGGCGCGAGTACGCGCCGCACACCGCCGCCTTCACGAACCCGTCCCCACCATCCCCGGCCTCAGCCCACCCGGCCGCGCCGCGATCGCGCAACTCGAACGAACCCGGCTCTGGCCCGGCGCGGCACGAGAAGCCCTCGACGCATGGGCTCAGTTCCTTCGTGACCCGTACCACCGGCTATTCGACCCGGCAGACGGCTGCGGCGTCCTCGCCTGCTGCCCCGACCCAATCGAGCTACGCCGCATCCTGCACATCGTCGTCCATGCACTGCCTCGGCACGACGCCCGCGCACTTCGCCGCCGAGTCGCTGAACTCGACGACCAGTGGTGACCTCGAGCCTTGACGAAATCCAGAGGGATCCCGGCGTGCGCCCAGCGGCTAGCGCGAGGCGATCGTGGCCGCCGCCAGCGAGCAATTCACCGACCGCGGTCATCACGGCGCTTCGCTACACGCGACCGCTGCCGCCGCCGCTGCTGCCGCTCGCGACCGGGCACGACGACGTCCGCGCGCCCTCGCCGGAGCCCCACGCTCGACGTCGCCGTGGCGCGCGTCTCTCCTCGCAGGGCCCCCTTCCCTCGTCGCATCTATTGCAAGTAGTTTGCAACAGCAGACTGCTGGCGAAGGGAAAGTCTTGACGTCCGGACTCGTGGTGGAACGGCAGAAAACGGACGCCCTCGGCGTGGACGCCCGCCGCCGCCGCACAACGCTCTGGCTCGTCGCGCTGACCGCGGTGCTGATCGGCTCGATCGTGGCCGCGGTCGGGTCCGGCGCGGTCGGCATCGCGCCCACCACGGTCGCCCGGATCATCGGTCACCACCTGATCGGATGGCCCGGCGACGTGACCTGGGCCGCGCCGGACGACGCGATCGTCTGGCAGGTCCGGCTCCCCCGCGTGCTGCTCGGTGCGCTGGTCGGCGCCGGGCTCGCGGTCTGTGGCGTCGCCTTGCAAGCGATGGTGCGCAACGTCCTCGCCGACCCGTACCTGCTCGGAGTCAACTCCGGCGCCTCCAGCGGCGCCGCCGCAGCGATCCTGTTCGGCTTCGGCGCCGGGTTCGGCGAACACGCGCTGCCGCTCAGCGCGTTCCTGGGTGCGCTCGCCGCGTCG
This is a stretch of genomic DNA from Cryptosporangium aurantiacum. It encodes these proteins:
- a CDS encoding HNH endonuclease signature motif containing protein → TRPPHWTQAHHIIPWTHGGPTDMNNLILLCGFHHHRVHDEGWTLQLDGRELTIRRPDGTILDPPD